The Humulus lupulus chromosome 3, drHumLupu1.1, whole genome shotgun sequence genome window below encodes:
- the LOC133822047 gene encoding uncharacterized protein LOC133822047, translated as MGNCQAIDAAALVIQHPCGKIDRLYWPINASEVMRLNPGHYVSLIIPLPVSDQDNDVDNNKENNNNQQDQIKTVRFTRVKLLRPNETLALGHAYRLVTTQEVMKVLRAKKYAKAKKQQLESVEKSESAAAENNESSSCDTEESSEKKTSKATKSEGHRQRMSSTNASAMRSKSWRPSLQSIYEATS; from the exons ATGGGAAATTGCCAGGCCATTGATGCTGCAGCACTGGTGATACAACACCCATGTGGGAAAATAGATAGGCTGTATTGGCCTATAAACGCAAGCGAGGTGATGAGGTTGAACCCTGGTCACTACGTGTCTTTGATTATCCCATTGCCGGTTTCAGACCAAGATAATGATGTTGATAACAATAAAGAGAACAACAATAATCAACAAGACCAGATCAAAACTGTGCGTTTCACTCGGGTCAAGCTTCTTCGTCCCAACGAGACTCTTGCTCTTGGCCATGCTTATCGCCTCGTTACAACTCAAG AGGTTATGAAAGTGTTACGAGCAAAGAAGTATGCAAAAGCCAAGAAACAACAGCTGGAATCGGTTGAAAAGTCAGAATCTGCTGCTGCAGAGAATAATGAGAGTTCGAGTTGTGATACAGAAGAGAGTTCTGAAAAGAAAACTTCTAAG GCCACGAAATCTGAGGGACACAGACAGAGGATGTCATCAACAAATGCAAGTGCAATGAGATCGAAATCATGGCGTCCATCGTTACAGAGCATCTACGAAGCTACCAGCTGA